One genomic window of Corynebacterium pseudotuberculosis includes the following:
- a CDS encoding ribonuclease domain-containing protein, which yields MPSTSPSPKKALPTAIAGVLIAIVAGALGLNLSSHDSPVGKTDSSHAPLSTSSVSTPQTQERTKPSVKNTAAPSSGLSSCTVDSLPKEAKKTISTILSGGPFPYPDNDGVRFGNYEGILPRQSRNYYREYTVDTPGLHHRGERRLITGGGSQRDPDTWYYTNDHYESFCEIPDAE from the coding sequence ATGCCCTCTACTTCACCGTCCCCTAAAAAAGCTCTCCCCACTGCGATCGCAGGGGTGCTCATCGCGATTGTTGCAGGGGCGCTGGGATTAAATTTGTCCTCTCACGATTCCCCCGTGGGGAAAACAGACAGTAGTCACGCACCGCTGTCTACATCTTCCGTGTCCACTCCACAGACTCAAGAGCGCACAAAACCCTCCGTAAAAAACACTGCTGCGCCGTCCTCCGGACTGAGCTCTTGTACCGTGGACTCGCTACCCAAGGAAGCCAAAAAGACCATCAGCACGATCCTTTCTGGTGGTCCCTTCCCGTATCCCGACAACGACGGCGTTAGGTTTGGCAACTATGAAGGCATCCTGCCCCGTCAATCCCGTAATTACTATCGTGAATACACAGTGGACACGCCGGGGTTACACCACCGTGGAGAACGCCGCCTTATCACCGGCGGTGGTTCCCAACGCGACCCCGACACGTGGTACTACACCAACGATCACTATGAAAGCTTCTGTGAGATCCCTGATGCCGAATAA
- the glmS gene encoding glutamine--fructose-6-phosphate transaminase (isomerizing), producing MCGIVGFVGTPSASGREYYALDVVLEGMRRLEYRGYDSAGVAVLANGEINFRKKAGKVASLEQELKKSPMPDSVLGIGHTRWATHGGPTDTNAHPHVVDNGRLAVVHNGIIENFAELKSELVAQGHNFVSDTDTEVAAVLLGSILAGEAQGDLSRAMQLTCTRLEGAFTLLAIHADNPDRIVAARRNSPLVIGLGEGENFLGSDVSGFIDYTKNAVEMDNDQIVTITPNSYAITDFNGTPAEGKPFTVEWDAAAAEKGGYQFFMEKEIHEQPAAIRDTLMGRFDENGKLTLDEVRIEESLLRSVDKIIVIACGTAAYAGHVARYAIEHWCRIPTEVELAHEFRYRDPIVNEKTLVVALSQSGETMDTLMAVRHAREQGAKVIAICNTHGSSIPRESDASLYTHAGPEIAVASTKAFLAQITATYLLGLYLAQLRGNMFADEVNAVVAELRAIPEKVEEVLKNEDDVKALAQDLKDVKSVLFLGRHVGFPVALEGALKLKELAYLHAEGFAAGELKHGPIALIEEGQPVFVVVPSPRGRDSLHAKIVSNIQEIRARGAITIVIAEEGDNAVEAYANHIIRVPQSPTLMQPLLATVPLQIFACAVAAAKGFDVDQPRNLAKSVTVE from the coding sequence ATGTGTGGAATCGTAGGATTTGTTGGCACCCCCAGTGCATCTGGGCGTGAATATTATGCTCTTGACGTGGTGCTCGAAGGGATGCGGCGGCTCGAATATCGTGGGTACGATTCTGCGGGAGTAGCTGTCCTTGCAAACGGAGAGATCAATTTCCGCAAGAAAGCAGGCAAAGTTGCCTCTCTTGAACAGGAGCTGAAAAAGAGCCCAATGCCCGATTCCGTTCTTGGCATCGGACATACCCGTTGGGCAACCCACGGCGGTCCCACAGACACAAACGCCCACCCTCATGTGGTGGATAATGGCCGGTTGGCAGTGGTCCACAACGGCATCATCGAGAATTTTGCTGAGCTGAAAAGCGAGCTTGTGGCGCAGGGTCATAACTTTGTATCGGATACAGACACCGAGGTGGCCGCAGTTTTGCTGGGGAGCATCCTAGCTGGAGAAGCGCAGGGCGATCTCTCTCGGGCGATGCAGTTGACCTGCACTCGTTTGGAAGGTGCGTTCACACTTTTAGCTATTCATGCCGATAACCCTGATCGTATTGTTGCTGCTCGCCGCAACTCTCCGCTGGTCATTGGGCTGGGAGAAGGTGAGAACTTCTTGGGCTCGGATGTTTCCGGTTTTATCGACTACACCAAGAACGCCGTGGAGATGGACAACGATCAGATCGTAACCATCACGCCGAACTCTTATGCGATTACTGACTTCAACGGCACCCCGGCAGAGGGCAAGCCGTTTACAGTGGAATGGGACGCCGCGGCAGCGGAAAAAGGTGGCTACCAGTTCTTCATGGAGAAAGAGATCCACGAGCAGCCGGCTGCTATCCGCGATACCCTCATGGGGCGTTTCGACGAAAACGGCAAGCTTACCCTCGATGAAGTACGCATCGAGGAATCCCTTTTGCGCAGCGTAGATAAGATTATTGTTATCGCCTGTGGCACCGCTGCATACGCGGGACACGTGGCTCGGTATGCAATCGAGCATTGGTGCCGTATCCCTACTGAAGTGGAATTGGCCCATGAGTTCCGTTACCGGGACCCGATTGTCAACGAAAAGACTCTGGTTGTGGCTCTATCACAGTCTGGCGAGACAATGGATACCCTCATGGCCGTGCGCCATGCGCGGGAACAAGGTGCCAAAGTCATCGCTATCTGCAACACCCACGGCTCGTCCATACCTCGGGAATCGGATGCCTCGCTGTACACCCATGCGGGTCCTGAGATCGCAGTAGCTTCCACAAAGGCCTTCCTGGCGCAGATCACTGCCACCTACCTCCTAGGGCTTTACCTAGCGCAGCTGCGGGGCAACATGTTCGCGGATGAAGTGAACGCAGTAGTGGCTGAGTTACGTGCAATCCCAGAGAAGGTCGAGGAGGTGCTGAAGAACGAGGATGATGTCAAGGCTCTGGCTCAGGATCTTAAAGACGTGAAGTCAGTGCTTTTCCTTGGGCGCCACGTGGGCTTCCCCGTAGCCTTGGAAGGAGCCCTCAAACTAAAAGAACTCGCGTACCTCCACGCAGAGGGATTTGCCGCCGGTGAGCTCAAGCATGGGCCTATAGCCCTCATCGAGGAAGGCCAGCCTGTTTTTGTCGTGGTGCCCTCTCCAAGAGGACGCGACTCCTTGCACGCGAAGATCGTTTCCAACATTCAAGAGATTCGAGCACGCGGTGCGATCACAATTGTTATCGCTGAGGAAGGTGATAATGCTGTGGAGGCCTACGCCAACCACATCATCCGCGTCCCGCAGTCACCGACCTTGATGCAACCGTTGCTGGCCACGGTGCCCCTGCAGATCTTTGCTTGCGCAGTTGCCGCAGCAAAGGGATTTGATGTGGATCAACCTCGAAACCTGGCCAAATCAGTGACAGTGGAATAA
- the dnaG gene encoding DNA primase translates to MAKGRIPDSDIQAIRERTPIEEIVGEYVQLKPAGADSLKGLSPFKEEKTPSFHVRPNHGYFHCFSTGKGGDVFSFLMEMEHLTFPEAVEACAEKIHYQINYQGGTTGARREEPGTRRRLIEANKTAHAFYREQLETPEAATARQFLLDRGFSQQHIYAFECGYAPEGWDVLTKYLLRKGFDFKELEAAGLSTMGRRGPIDRFHRRLLWPIKSVSGDVIGFGARKLFDDDKLGKYMNTPETLLYKKSKVLFGLDNAKKDIAQNHQAVVVEGYTDVMAMHAAGITTAVAACGTAFGEEHLQILRRYMLDDSYFSGSLIYTFDGDEAGQKAAMRAFEGDQKFTGQSYVAVAPEGMDPCDLRLSKGDAAVRDLVAQRVPMFEFIIRTLIAGYSLDSVEGRLQALRRAVPIVADIKDRALKTEYARLLSGWVGWPDPNEVIQQVRVAERRPRNAPKAKRATRFDANSNSSEGIATALMVLPDRKDPRLWPQREALKLALQYPHVAGRYFDDLPDDAFSNETYAALNVAIAQAGGCANADGGAAWLAAVSDCVHDLVGKSLVSELAVEPVHIETEDEVENGLLKHIDKTLSRLQEQRVGNQIALLKGKLQRMRPSDDEVAYNSMFADLVALEQSRRELLKRVFQ, encoded by the coding sequence ATGGCAAAGGGACGAATACCGGACAGCGACATTCAGGCGATTAGGGAGCGCACCCCGATCGAGGAGATCGTAGGGGAGTACGTACAACTAAAGCCAGCCGGAGCGGATTCTCTAAAAGGCCTTTCCCCGTTCAAAGAGGAAAAGACTCCGTCGTTCCATGTTCGCCCTAACCATGGGTACTTCCATTGCTTTTCCACGGGCAAGGGCGGCGATGTATTCAGCTTTCTCATGGAGATGGAGCACCTTACTTTCCCTGAGGCCGTAGAAGCCTGCGCGGAGAAAATCCACTATCAGATCAACTATCAGGGCGGAACTACAGGTGCGCGCCGGGAGGAGCCGGGAACACGCCGTCGTTTGATCGAAGCGAATAAGACAGCTCATGCCTTTTACCGGGAGCAATTAGAAACCCCGGAGGCTGCCACTGCCCGGCAATTTCTGTTAGATCGGGGGTTTTCTCAGCAGCATATTTATGCTTTTGAATGCGGCTATGCGCCTGAAGGCTGGGATGTTCTTACAAAATATTTGCTGCGCAAGGGTTTTGATTTTAAAGAGCTTGAGGCTGCGGGTTTGTCCACGATGGGCCGGCGTGGACCAATTGATAGGTTTCATCGTCGTTTGCTGTGGCCGATCAAGAGCGTTTCTGGTGACGTTATTGGTTTTGGGGCGCGAAAGCTTTTTGACGATGACAAGCTGGGCAAATACATGAACACCCCCGAGACCTTGCTCTACAAAAAGTCCAAAGTTCTCTTTGGTTTGGATAACGCCAAGAAAGACATTGCGCAGAATCACCAGGCAGTGGTGGTGGAAGGCTATACCGATGTCATGGCGATGCATGCGGCCGGTATCACTACGGCTGTGGCTGCATGTGGCACAGCTTTTGGAGAGGAGCATCTCCAAATTTTGCGTCGCTACATGCTTGATGATTCCTATTTTTCCGGTTCCCTCATCTATACCTTTGACGGTGATGAGGCCGGCCAAAAGGCTGCTATGAGGGCTTTTGAAGGTGATCAGAAGTTTACTGGCCAGTCGTATGTGGCGGTGGCCCCTGAGGGTATGGACCCGTGTGATTTGCGCTTGAGCAAAGGGGACGCGGCCGTCCGCGACCTGGTCGCGCAGCGGGTTCCCATGTTCGAGTTCATTATTCGAACACTCATAGCTGGATATTCTCTTGACTCCGTGGAAGGGCGACTCCAAGCCTTAAGACGTGCAGTTCCCATCGTCGCAGACATTAAAGATCGGGCGTTGAAGACGGAATACGCGCGTTTATTATCCGGTTGGGTAGGCTGGCCCGACCCCAATGAGGTAATCCAACAGGTACGCGTTGCAGAGCGCCGTCCGAGGAACGCCCCAAAGGCAAAACGAGCAACCCGATTTGATGCGAACAGCAATTCTTCTGAGGGCATAGCTACAGCTCTTATGGTGTTGCCGGATCGTAAAGATCCACGGTTATGGCCACAGCGAGAAGCTTTGAAACTTGCGCTTCAGTATCCGCACGTAGCCGGTAGGTATTTTGATGATCTACCAGACGATGCGTTTAGCAATGAGACATATGCGGCGCTCAATGTGGCTATTGCCCAGGCCGGAGGGTGCGCAAACGCGGATGGTGGGGCAGCGTGGCTTGCCGCGGTGTCCGATTGTGTTCATGATCTCGTGGGGAAATCGCTGGTGTCGGAGCTGGCCGTTGAACCGGTGCACATAGAAACCGAAGATGAAGTTGAAAACGGCCTGCTTAAACACATAGATAAAACGCTTTCTAGGTTGCAAGAACAGCGCGTGGGAAATCAGATTGCCCTGCTTAAAGGGAAGCTCCAGCGGATGCGTCCCAGCGACGACGAGGTAGCTTATAACTCCATGTTCGCGGACCTGGTGGCCTTGGAGCAGTCGCGTCGCGAGTTGCTTAAAAGGGTCTTTCAATAA
- a CDS encoding trimeric intracellular cation channel family protein has translation MIVQVNTVDPHILTMYATFDLIGVVLNGIIGGTIARQRDYDAVGFVFLALFSALGGGMLRDVLMQRGTAAAIADSRYLLLAIAGALLALVINFKGRAWEIFKVNGDAIVLGVWSVTGAVKALNFGMPLTSAVFMGVLTAVGGGMIRDICTGQVPGIFGGGPLYAVPALVASISMVTFSNFGFYALGMMVSPVLGAGLAIVAYWRGWVLFRNSEWAPVNMTAAQVAALVRRSERRGFIRGRSSKRKIEGDFDLG, from the coding sequence ATGATTGTCCAAGTGAATACGGTTGATCCCCACATTCTGACGATGTACGCCACCTTTGATCTGATCGGCGTCGTACTCAACGGGATTATTGGCGGCACGATTGCCCGCCAGCGCGACTATGACGCTGTTGGCTTTGTTTTTCTAGCATTATTTTCTGCCCTCGGCGGTGGCATGCTTCGCGACGTCCTCATGCAGAGGGGAACAGCCGCAGCTATTGCGGACTCGCGTTATTTGCTATTGGCTATTGCAGGGGCGCTGTTGGCTTTGGTCATTAATTTCAAAGGGCGAGCCTGGGAAATTTTCAAGGTCAATGGTGATGCAATCGTTCTAGGAGTGTGGTCGGTTACTGGGGCGGTAAAGGCCCTTAACTTTGGTATGCCGCTTACTAGTGCGGTTTTTATGGGGGTTCTAACAGCCGTAGGCGGCGGAATGATTAGGGATATTTGTACGGGGCAAGTGCCTGGCATTTTCGGCGGTGGTCCGTTGTATGCGGTGCCGGCTTTGGTGGCGTCGATAAGCATGGTTACCTTTAGCAATTTTGGATTTTATGCTTTGGGGATGATGGTTTCTCCGGTACTGGGTGCGGGCCTAGCAATCGTGGCGTATTGGCGCGGATGGGTTTTGTTCCGAAATTCCGAGTGGGCGCCGGTTAACATGACTGCTGCCCAGGTGGCTGCTCTGGTTCGGCGCAGTGAGCGCCGTGGCTTTATCCGCGGCCGGAGCTCAAAGCGCAAAATCGAGGGCGACTTCGACTTAGGATAG
- a CDS encoding serine hydrolase domain-containing protein: MELEQLVATWPVDNVASAVISGDRLISTGDCNRVFELASVTKLLAAYGFLIAVEEGVFELDQELGPAGSTVRHLLAHASGVGFKSSDPVKPVGSRRIYSSFGFELLAAAVEEESGMAFADYLDEAVFQPLDMRSTQLWGSAGHEGRSSVADLVSFARELLNPRLLAPATLSEACSVQFPELNGIVPGYGMYKPCPWGLGFEIKGEKDPHWTGTQMPANTVGHFGQSGTYLWMVPESGVAMVALTDRPFGAWAKEPWAKTNDTVWHMVQP; encoded by the coding sequence ATGGAACTAGAACAGCTGGTAGCCACATGGCCGGTGGATAACGTCGCAAGCGCAGTGATTTCAGGGGATCGTCTGATTAGTACAGGGGACTGTAATCGCGTTTTTGAACTAGCTAGTGTGACAAAGTTGCTGGCTGCCTATGGGTTCCTTATAGCAGTTGAAGAGGGTGTTTTTGAACTAGATCAGGAGCTAGGACCCGCTGGCTCGACGGTGCGCCATTTGCTGGCGCATGCGTCTGGCGTGGGATTTAAATCCAGTGATCCTGTGAAGCCAGTGGGGAGTCGACGCATCTATTCTTCTTTTGGTTTTGAGCTCTTGGCTGCTGCTGTGGAAGAAGAATCTGGCATGGCTTTTGCTGATTACCTCGACGAAGCAGTTTTTCAGCCCCTGGATATGCGCTCAACGCAATTGTGGGGTTCTGCCGGGCATGAGGGGCGATCCTCTGTGGCGGACTTAGTCTCTTTTGCCCGCGAGCTTCTTAATCCTCGGCTGCTGGCTCCTGCGACCCTCTCTGAGGCCTGCAGTGTTCAATTCCCGGAGCTTAATGGCATCGTTCCGGGGTACGGAATGTATAAGCCATGCCCGTGGGGCTTGGGATTTGAGATTAAAGGGGAGAAGGATCCTCACTGGACGGGAACTCAGATGCCAGCGAATACGGTGGGGCATTTTGGGCAGTCGGGGACATACCTGTGGATGGTTCCGGAATCTGGTGTGGCTATGGTCGCATTAACCGACCGCCCCTTTGGTGCATGGGCTAAAGAACCCTGGGCAAAGACCAATGATACCGTGTGGCACATGGTTCAACCTTAA
- a CDS encoding HAD-IIA family hydrolase: MTISYLTDMDGVLIKEGDIIPGADRFLNKLMDNDINFMVLTNNSIHTPRDLSARLRHIGLVIPPERIWTSAKATATFLSSQTGGHGKERTAYVVGESGLTTELHDNGWILTNSHPDFVVLGETRTYSFESITTAINLILEGARFICTNPDVTGPAPQGILPATGAVAQLITAATGKEPYFVGKPNPVMMRSALNNIGAHYENTVMIGDRMDTDVRCGLEAGMRTILVRTGISDDMEISKYPFRPTKVIDSIADLAESFLDPFGDGYYAPDAER, encoded by the coding sequence ATGACCATTTCCTATCTCACCGACATGGATGGCGTTCTGATCAAAGAAGGCGATATCATCCCCGGGGCAGATCGTTTCCTTAACAAACTCATGGACAATGACATTAACTTCATGGTCCTCACAAATAATTCGATACACACCCCCAGGGACCTCTCCGCGCGGCTTCGTCACATCGGTCTTGTTATCCCTCCAGAGCGCATCTGGACTTCCGCTAAAGCAACTGCCACGTTTCTTAGCAGCCAGACTGGCGGACATGGGAAGGAAAGAACCGCCTATGTTGTGGGGGAATCAGGCCTGACTACGGAGCTACACGATAACGGCTGGATACTTACTAATTCCCACCCAGATTTTGTTGTTTTGGGAGAAACTCGAACTTATTCTTTTGAGTCGATTACCACCGCAATCAATCTGATTTTGGAGGGCGCGCGATTCATCTGCACCAACCCGGATGTCACGGGCCCAGCACCTCAAGGGATTTTGCCGGCCACCGGCGCGGTAGCACAGCTGATCACAGCCGCAACAGGCAAGGAGCCTTACTTCGTGGGAAAACCGAATCCCGTCATGATGCGTTCTGCGCTAAATAACATCGGTGCTCACTATGAGAACACAGTGATGATCGGCGACAGGATGGACACGGACGTGCGCTGTGGCCTTGAAGCCGGAATGCGAACAATTCTAGTCCGCACGGGTATCTCTGATGATATGGAGATCTCCAAGTATCCGTTCCGCCCCACCAAAGTCATAGACTCGATTGCTGATCTCGCCGAGTCCTTCCTTGACCCCTTCGGCGACGGATACTACGCCCCTGACGCAGAACGCTGA
- a CDS encoding acyl carrier protein codes for MASLQDQLLKLQDKTSDAASPGTAASTSEKAIAVLALLGVDKESAVPSARLDSLGITSLDRIELTIRIEEHFGFRTTDTAVFALETVQDLIDYAEHKGEQH; via the coding sequence GTGGCCTCGCTTCAAGACCAGCTTCTCAAGCTGCAAGACAAAACTTCTGACGCTGCCTCGCCAGGCACAGCTGCTTCTACCAGTGAAAAAGCCATCGCAGTACTCGCGCTCTTAGGAGTGGACAAAGAAAGCGCAGTCCCTTCCGCACGCCTTGATTCCCTCGGAATAACTTCCCTTGATCGCATCGAACTTACTATTCGGATAGAGGAGCACTTTGGGTTCCGTACAACGGATACTGCGGTTTTTGCGCTGGAAACGGTACAAGATCTCATCGATTATGCGGAGCACAAAGGAGAGCAGCACTAA
- a CDS encoding alpha/beta fold hydrolase produces MRLPRLTRKGRRRQALAHAKKHSTPHDRFYSESRKAGRIRYYLDGPEDADVTVVFIHGFTLAASAWHLQVAHVAHEARCLLMDLRGHGNTGEYSVEDCTLEGAADDVARVLEAAKPKGPLVIVGHSLGGMVAINFLRRYPEFRARTAGLVLVATAVDSFASQGVPQVLALPVAEKIRNAAEASPAETATLREAIAALVAPTLAVTVFQTPMPPSVIDFHAQLINETPLSTYVGFLDSLQEHEEAEGATLLSGIEGVVIVGEKDSVTPLSQAQRIVSLWPNAGLQVAPHAGHMIILEQPAIVNKAIDQMIEHAHSVGKTHTA; encoded by the coding sequence ATGCGACTGCCTCGATTGACTCGCAAGGGCCGGCGTCGACAAGCTCTTGCCCATGCAAAGAAACACAGCACGCCACATGACAGGTTTTATAGCGAATCCCGCAAAGCCGGTAGGATCCGCTATTACCTTGATGGTCCCGAGGACGCCGACGTCACCGTTGTTTTTATCCACGGCTTTACGTTGGCGGCCTCAGCGTGGCACCTGCAAGTAGCCCACGTTGCGCATGAAGCCCGCTGTCTTCTCATGGATTTACGCGGACATGGAAACACGGGGGAGTATTCCGTAGAAGATTGCACCCTTGAAGGGGCTGCGGACGATGTAGCGCGCGTTTTAGAAGCAGCGAAGCCCAAGGGGCCTCTTGTGATAGTCGGCCATTCACTCGGTGGAATGGTGGCCATCAATTTCTTACGTCGTTACCCCGAATTTCGGGCGCGCACTGCCGGCCTAGTCTTAGTGGCCACAGCAGTAGACTCCTTTGCCAGCCAAGGAGTTCCTCAAGTCCTCGCCTTACCCGTAGCAGAGAAAATCCGTAACGCGGCGGAGGCCTCCCCAGCAGAAACCGCCACCCTCAGAGAAGCCATAGCTGCTTTGGTGGCTCCCACTCTGGCGGTGACTGTCTTTCAGACTCCCATGCCTCCCAGCGTTATTGATTTCCACGCTCAGCTAATTAATGAGACCCCTCTTTCCACATACGTGGGATTCCTTGATTCCCTACAAGAACACGAGGAAGCGGAGGGGGCGACGCTCCTCAGCGGAATAGAAGGCGTGGTGATCGTGGGAGAAAAGGATTCAGTCACCCCGCTCAGCCAAGCACAAAGGATTGTAAGTTTATGGCCCAATGCGGGATTACAAGTAGCTCCACATGCCGGGCATATGATTATTTTGGAGCAGCCTGCGATAGTAAATAAAGCGATTGATCAGATGATCGAACATGCTCACTCCGTGGGGAAAACACACACGGCCTGA
- the aceE gene encoding pyruvate dehydrogenase (acetyl-transferring), homodimeric type — MPDPTIGKRPEDTNFALIRDGVASYLNDSDPEETREWLESLDGMLEGSSLERARFLMLRLLERASARRVPLPPMTSTDYVNTIPTTMEPEFPGDEEIEKRYRRWIRWNAAIMVHRAQRPGIGVGGHISTYAGAAPLYEVGMNHFFRGKDHPGGGDHIFFQGHASPGVYARAFMEGRLTEDDLDGFRQEVSRPQGGLPSYPHPHGMKDFWEFPTVSMGLGPMDAIYQARFNRYLHNRGIKDTSEQHVWAFLGDGEMDEPESRGLIQMAALNNLDNLTFVINCNLQRLDGPVRGNTKIIQELESFFRGAGWSVIKVVWGREWDQLFEADKEGALVDLMNTTSDGDFQTFKANDGAYVREHFFNRDPRTAKLVEDWTDEEIWNLRRGGHDYRKIYAAYKRAMETKDRPTVILAHTIKGYGLGHNFEGRNATHQMKKLTLDDLKKFRDKQGVPITDEQLEKDPYLPPYYHPGEDAPEIKYMLEQRKKLGGFVPERRESYTPVEVPPLDKLRSLRKGSGKQQVATTMAVVRAFKELMRDPELGKRIVPIIPDEARTFGMDSWFPTMKIYNPHGQNYVPVDHDLMLSYREASDGQILHEGINEAGSTAAFIATATSYATHGQVMIPLYIFYSMFGFQRTGDSFWAAGDQMARGFILGATAGRTTLTGEGLQHMDGHSQIIASTNPSVVSYDPAFSYEIAHLLREGIDRMYGPGRGENIMYYLTIYNEPISQPAEPEDLDVEGLHKGIYLYEKAQGGEHEVSLLASGIGMQQALRARDILRDEFNIGANIFSVTSWVELAREGQEKNRQALRHPETDPGEAFATTQLKKGNGPYIAVSDFATDLQEQIRSFVPGHYTTLGADGFGFSDTRPAARRFFNIDAESVVVATLNALAKEGKVDRSVAAEAAQRFHLTDPTKA; from the coding sequence ATGCCTGACCCAACCATTGGGAAGCGTCCTGAGGACACTAACTTCGCGTTGATTCGCGATGGCGTGGCTTCTTATCTCAACGACTCGGATCCCGAGGAAACCCGCGAGTGGCTCGAATCCCTCGATGGGATGCTGGAAGGATCCAGCCTCGAGCGTGCCCGCTTCCTAATGCTCCGTTTACTTGAGCGAGCATCTGCTCGCCGCGTTCCTTTACCCCCAATGACCTCGACGGATTACGTCAATACGATTCCCACCACCATGGAACCAGAATTCCCAGGCGATGAGGAAATCGAGAAACGCTACCGTCGTTGGATCCGATGGAACGCTGCGATCATGGTGCACCGCGCACAGCGTCCAGGGATCGGCGTAGGCGGACATATTTCCACCTATGCAGGCGCTGCACCGCTCTATGAAGTCGGTATGAACCACTTCTTCCGTGGCAAGGATCACCCCGGCGGAGGAGACCATATTTTCTTCCAGGGCCATGCGTCACCGGGTGTCTACGCCCGCGCATTCATGGAAGGTCGCCTCACAGAAGACGATCTTGACGGCTTCCGCCAGGAAGTCTCTCGCCCACAGGGGGGACTGCCTTCCTACCCCCACCCACACGGGATGAAAGACTTCTGGGAGTTCCCCACCGTGTCGATGGGCCTCGGCCCCATGGATGCCATCTATCAAGCGCGCTTCAACCGCTACTTGCATAACCGTGGCATCAAGGACACTTCTGAACAACACGTCTGGGCCTTCCTCGGCGACGGTGAGATGGACGAGCCAGAGTCTCGTGGCCTCATCCAGATGGCCGCGCTGAACAACCTGGATAACCTCACCTTTGTTATCAACTGCAACCTGCAGCGTCTCGACGGCCCCGTCCGTGGTAACACCAAGATCATCCAGGAGCTTGAGTCCTTCTTCCGCGGCGCTGGCTGGTCAGTGATCAAGGTTGTCTGGGGTCGCGAATGGGATCAGCTTTTCGAGGCTGACAAAGAGGGTGCCCTCGTCGATCTGATGAACACTACCTCCGACGGCGATTTCCAGACCTTCAAGGCTAACGACGGCGCATACGTCCGCGAGCACTTCTTCAACCGTGACCCACGTACTGCCAAGCTTGTTGAAGACTGGACAGACGAGGAAATCTGGAATCTCCGCCGCGGCGGCCACGATTACCGCAAGATTTATGCCGCTTATAAGCGAGCAATGGAGACCAAGGATCGTCCTACGGTGATCCTCGCCCACACGATTAAGGGCTATGGTCTTGGACACAACTTCGAGGGCCGCAACGCGACCCACCAGATGAAGAAGCTCACCCTCGACGACTTGAAGAAGTTCCGCGATAAGCAAGGCGTTCCTATCACCGACGAGCAGTTGGAAAAGGATCCATACCTCCCGCCGTACTACCACCCCGGTGAGGATGCTCCGGAAATCAAGTACATGCTCGAGCAGCGCAAGAAGCTTGGGGGCTTTGTTCCTGAGCGTCGTGAGTCCTACACCCCTGTGGAGGTCCCACCACTAGACAAGCTTCGCAGCTTGCGTAAGGGTTCCGGCAAGCAGCAGGTGGCCACCACTATGGCTGTGGTCCGTGCATTCAAGGAACTTATGCGTGATCCTGAGCTAGGAAAGCGCATCGTCCCGATTATTCCTGATGAGGCTCGTACCTTTGGTATGGACTCCTGGTTCCCCACCATGAAGATTTACAATCCTCATGGCCAGAACTACGTGCCAGTTGACCATGACCTCATGCTCTCTTATCGCGAGGCATCAGACGGGCAAATTCTGCACGAAGGCATCAACGAGGCGGGCTCTACCGCAGCGTTTATCGCAACGGCGACCTCTTATGCCACCCATGGTCAGGTCATGATTCCGCTGTACATCTTCTACTCGATGTTCGGCTTCCAGCGCACTGGTGATTCCTTCTGGGCTGCAGGCGACCAGATGGCTCGCGGATTTATCCTCGGCGCCACCGCTGGCCGCACCACACTCACGGGTGAAGGCCTCCAGCACATGGATGGGCATTCCCAGATCATCGCGTCGACCAACCCCAGCGTGGTCTCCTATGACCCTGCATTCTCCTACGAGATCGCGCATCTGCTGCGCGAGGGCATCGACCGCATGTACGGCCCAGGCCGCGGCGAAAACATCATGTACTACCTGACCATCTACAACGAGCCTATCTCTCAGCCCGCAGAGCCTGAGGATCTCGATGTAGAGGGCCTCCACAAGGGTATCTATCTTTATGAGAAGGCTCAGGGTGGCGAGCACGAGGTTTCCTTGCTTGCCTCCGGTATCGGAATGCAACAGGCACTACGTGCTCGGGATATCCTGCGCGATGAATTCAACATCGGCGCAAATATCTTCTCCGTCACCTCTTGGGTTGAGTTAGCACGAGAGGGACAGGAAAAGAACCGTCAGGCTCTGCGCCATCCAGAGACAGACCCAGGCGAGGCCTTTGCTACGACTCAGCTGAAGAAGGGCAACGGCCCTTACATAGCAGTCTCCGACTTTGCCACGGATCTCCAAGAGCAGATCCGCAGCTTTGTCCCAGGCCACTACACCACGTTGGGTGCAGACGGTTTTGGCTTCTCCGATACCCGTCCAGCGGCCCGTCGTTTCTTCAACATCGACGCAGAGTCTGTTGTTGTGGCTACCCTCAACGCACTCGCTAAAGAAGGCAAGGTTGATCGTTCTGTTGCCGCCGAGGCAGCACAGCGCTTCCATCTCACCGACCCAACTAAGGCATAA